From the genome of Bacteroidales bacterium:
AAGGAAGATACCGGCATCAACCGGACGGTTTTTGCTGTCTGTCCCAATTCTGTTTCTGTTATTAAAACAGCACTGAAAGCCGCCAAACGATGGAATGCTCCTGTTAAATTTGCAGCCACCCTTAACCAGGTGGATGTTGACGGAGGTTACACCGGCCTTACGCAGGCTGAATTTGTTAACACAATCCGGCAGTATGCCCGTGCTATTCATCTTGAAGTTCCGGTGATCGTAGCGATTGACCACGGAGGTCCCTGGCTGAAAGACCGCCATACTCTTGAAAAATGGAGTTATGATGATACCATGGCGGCTGTCAAGAAATCATTTGAAGAAGCTATTATGGCCGGGTATGATTTGATTCACATTGATCCTACGGTAGATATTACCTTGCCGGAAGGAAAGCAGATTGCCATAGAGACAGTTGTCGAGCGAACTGTTGAATTGTTGTTGCATGCCGAAAAGTTTAGGGAGGCAAATGGATATCCGAAAATAGCCTACGAAGTGGGAACTGAAGAAGTGCACGGAGGACTGGCTGACCTTGCCACATTTACCCGGTTTCTGGATTTGCTGAAGAAAAGGCTGAAAGAAGTCAACAAGGAACATGTATGGCCTTGCTTTGTTGTTGGTAAAGTCGGTACCGATCTGCACACTACTGATTTTGACCCGGAAGTTGCCGGAAGGCTTGCCGGGATAGCTGCCCGGTATGGAAGTGTTATTAAAGGGCATTATACAGACAATGTGAAAAACCCGGAAGCATATCCGCTGTCGGGAATGGGTGGTGCCAATGTTGGGCCGGAATTTACCGAAAGAGAATACGATGCTTTATTGGAACTGGAAAGAATTCATTCTGGTTTGCTCATAGAGGGTAAGACGGGCAGAAGAGTTCCGATAAGGGAACTTCTCAAACAAGCTGTTGTAGATTCTGGTCGCTGGCGTAAATGGATTCGTCCGGGTGAAAACCGGGAGAATTTTTACACCAATGATCCGGAGCGACAGGAATGGCTGATTAAGACAGGATGCCGTTATATCTGGGAAAAACCGGAAATTGTAGCGGCCAGGCACCATGTATATGAAAATCTGAGGTTGCAGGGTATTGATGCAGAATCTATTGTGGAAGCCCATATCGGGAGAGCCATGGATAAGTACTTTGCTGCCTTCAACCTGGCCGGTTTGAATAATCTGTTGTAAGAAACTGACGGTAAGATTAATTTTATCAGACAAGGAAAACAGCAAGAGATGAAAAAAGAATTTGATGTGCTGGTTGCCGGCGAACTGAATGTCGATATTATTCTCAATAACATTCAGGCGTTCCCGGAGATAGGAAAAGAAATTCTTGCCAACGACATGTCGGTTGTACTGGGAAGTTCTTCGGCTATCCTGGCGAGCAATCTCAGTTCCCTCGGAACCAGGGTGGCTTTTACCGGCAAAACAGGTAAGGATGTTTTTTCGGAAATTGTCTTCGGATCACTTAACAGGAGAGGAGTGGATTGCAGTCGTGTTATCCGGGACGAACGATATCCGACCGGAGCGACCATCGTGCTGAACTATGGCCAGGATAGGGCCAACATTACTTTTCCCGGTGCAATGAATCATTTTGGAATCAACGATATTGATTTTGAATTTTTGTCCCGGGCAAAACATTTGCATTTTTCTTCATGCTTTATCCAGCCTGAAATGAAAAAGAGCCTGCCGGAATTATTCCGTATGGCAAAGAAAGCAGGTCTGACAACTTCCATGGATCCGCAGTGGGACCCGGAAGAAAAATGGGAACTTCCCCTGGAAGAACTCATGCCCTATGTTGATGTGTTTATGCCGAATATCATGGAATTGAAGTATATTACCGGTGAAAAGACCCTTGAAGATGCTGTACGGAAGTTGAGTAAACTGGCCAATATATTGGTTGTAAAGAACGGTGAGGAAGGAGCATGGTTATGGGATGGTAAAAGCCTTAGCCATCAACCGGCGTTTAAAAATGAGCAGGTTGTGGATTGCATTGGTGCCGGCGATAGTTTTAATGCTGGTTTTCTTTCTGAATATGTAAAAAAGTCTTCGCTGAAAAAATGTATGGAGACGGGCGCTCTCATGGGAGCCATTAATACCACGCAGGCAGGAGGTACTGCAGCTTTTGAAGACTATGATACAGTCAGGTCAGTGGCAAGGGAGCGTTTTAATTATAATCTATGATGCTATGTTGTTACAGGAGAAAATGTTAGAACTTTATCGGGCGAAAAAAGCCATCCTGGCGGCTAATTTTTATAACTATGAGACCCTTTCTGGCATTCTGCAGGCAGCGGTTTCATTAAATCAGCCAGTAATATTGCAACTTTCCGAAAGTTCCATTTCCTATATGGGACTGGCAGTAGCTTCCGGCATGGCCCGCAGTGCCATAAGGGAGTACAGGGCACAGGCATGGCTTCATCTTGATCATGGCAGTACGGTGGAAATGGTGAAAAAATGCCTGGATGCCGGCTTTGATTCAGTTATGATTGATGCCAGCGAAAAACCGTTTGAAGAAAATGTAAAAATCACAAAAAAAGTGGTCAAGCTGGCAGAATCATACAGGGCTTGTGTGGAGGCGGAGCTGGGATTTGTGGCAAAACTCGGCCAGGAATATACCGAAGCAGGGTTTACACAACCGCAGGATGCATTGAATTTTGTTGAAGCTACGGGAGTGAATATGCTTGCAGTTGCTGTTGGATCAGCCCACGGATTCTATAAAAAGCCACCGCAGCTTGATATATCTCTTCTTTCCTCCATTTCCCACACTGTAAAAATCCCGCTTGTATTGCACGGAAGTTCCGGGATCCCTGATGAAATGCTGCAGGATGCTGTCCGCAACGGAATTTGCAAGATCAACCTGGCAACGGAAACCAAAAACAC
Proteins encoded in this window:
- a CDS encoding class II fructose-bisphosphate aldolase; this encodes MLLQEKMLELYRAKKAILAANFYNYETLSGILQAAVSLNQPVILQLSESSISYMGLAVASGMARSAIREYRAQAWLHLDHGSTVEMVKKCLDAGFDSVMIDASEKPFEENVKITKKVVKLAESYRACVEAELGFVAKLGQEYTEAGFTQPQDALNFVEATGVNMLAVAVGSAHGFYKKPPQLDISLLSSISHTVKIPLVLHGSSGIPDEMLQDAVRNGICKINLATETKNTFMKALQEILKDNQEIDLRKVFPPATKKVAELIESKIKTIMNA
- a CDS encoding class II D-tagatose-bisphosphate aldolase, non-catalytic subunit encodes the protein MNKEVRERAGKAGLPLMDYILMRIKKLKEDTGINRTVFAVCPNSVSVIKTALKAAKRWNAPVKFAATLNQVDVDGGYTGLTQAEFVNTIRQYARAIHLEVPVIVAIDHGGPWLKDRHTLEKWSYDDTMAAVKKSFEEAIMAGYDLIHIDPTVDITLPEGKQIAIETVVERTVELLLHAEKFREANGYPKIAYEVGTEEVHGGLADLATFTRFLDLLKKRLKEVNKEHVWPCFVVGKVGTDLHTTDFDPEVAGRLAGIAARYGSVIKGHYTDNVKNPEAYPLSGMGGANVGPEFTEREYDALLELERIHSGLLIEGKTGRRVPIRELLKQAVVDSGRWRKWIRPGENRENFYTNDPERQEWLIKTGCRYIWEKPEIVAARHHVYENLRLQGIDAESIVEAHIGRAMDKYFAAFNLAGLNNLL
- a CDS encoding carbohydrate kinase family protein, which encodes MKKEFDVLVAGELNVDIILNNIQAFPEIGKEILANDMSVVLGSSSAILASNLSSLGTRVAFTGKTGKDVFSEIVFGSLNRRGVDCSRVIRDERYPTGATIVLNYGQDRANITFPGAMNHFGINDIDFEFLSRAKHLHFSSCFIQPEMKKSLPELFRMAKKAGLTTSMDPQWDPEEKWELPLEELMPYVDVFMPNIMELKYITGEKTLEDAVRKLSKLANILVVKNGEEGAWLWDGKSLSHQPAFKNEQVVDCIGAGDSFNAGFLSEYVKKSSLKKCMETGALMGAINTTQAGGTAAFEDYDTVRSVARERFNYNL